The genomic region GTCCCTCAAGAAAGGAATTTCCTTCAAAACCAAGCTCCTTGGCAATAGAAACAATAGGACCATTCATCACACTGCATCATGTTGAGGGCACAGAAACATCTATTGATGTTCTTTAGTGATCCAAATTGATATATACACAATAATACATCaatgtatatttatgtattcatCAAGCAAAGATAAAAATCTTTTCGAGCCCGAATATCTCTAATAGGTTGCCCAAGCAAATTACAAACCACAGCTACAGCACATGTatgcacacacaaacacacgcAGAGAGAGTATTATGTGAtcaaaacagaaaacaaaagctAAAGGGAACACATAGCTTACCCAATATGATAACCAAAGAGAAAATTGGACATGGAAGCAGTCAAGACATGGGGAAATGCAGATAACCACCCAAAATCAACCTCTTCACGACCAGCCTTTTCAGTTAACAACTCATTTCTATCATCTGAGCATTCAAAAGACTATACATATAACCAATTCCCATAACCTCATAACAACcacaaagaaaacaagaaaacaagcaGAACCCACATCAGAAAAACAACGTCAAATAGTAATGTACCTGGCTTGTTATCGTTCTGAGGCTCCAATTCATCAGCTTGTTGCTGTTTTGCAGCATGGATTTTGAACTTCTTGCTGGGAGGTgagcaagaaaaagaagggcGAAATGGGCTCTTGGTTCTGTTCAATAAAATGGTGGAAGGGTGGAGAGAAGCGGTGGGGTGGCATTTTGGCGTGAACAGCAGTGGAGCAGCTTCCAGCATTTTGATCACGAAATGAAACTAGCGGAGAGTACGAATTGGAGAttagaaaagaatatatattgttcTCGTCGCCATTCTCCTCCCAATCAAAGCACGCAAGAAGTACAACACATGTAGCGAGGAGTACAATGTTCTCGAATTTCTCCTCGTGCAACAGCCACAAACGAaaccttttttccttttcttggtAAAAATGAGTAGTAGAAATGGAAGTACTTGTCGTcatgttcttttattttagggtaaattacaccGATGATTTGTAagattagatttaattatataaatattatttaattttttataaaattataaatatattttttaatattatagttgtaattacaagtaaattataattgaaattataaatagacgTCAAAATTTTACAAGTAACTTCCCATGAGGTAAATTATCctaatattagatttaattacataaatattatatatttcttgaaaatataaatagacaTCCTGCGTTTGTagtagtaattaaaaatagaccCACTAATATTGTATTTGTAACTATAAGTACACTCCCAACAATTTCCTTATTTCTTTTGTCTCTCTAATGAGTGCCCAATCTCTTCTTTGACGGTGTGTGTTTTTATGCTTTGACGCTTCTCCAAACCAAAACAGACTCCGGCAGGTGTTTTACTCTACTCAAGACCTTTGCTATGGCCCTGTCCTTTTCCTGCTTTATGATTTCTATTCCTTTTGTTCACCTTTCGTTTCCACATTTCTCTTGTTCTTTTGTAGTTTGTGCGACTGAGGAGGAAGAGAATAGCATTATTATCCCTAATGGAGATTGGTCGAGTAACTTGGatgttgggggggggggggggggtgtttTTTTGTTGGNNNNNNNNNNNNNNNNNNNNNNNNNNNNNNNAATaagtggggtggggggggggggggggatatTATTTAGTTGGACGGCTTCTAACCAACAAAAAGGTTCATTTTAATGTCTTGAAGGAGATGCTCCTTTCGGTTATCAATCCGATAAAAGGAATGGACCTTAATGCTATTCAGGACAACCTATACCTATTATGTTTTCATTGCATCGTAGACAAAATTGAGCCCTTGATGGATGCCTATGGaactttaaaaagaatattatgatCGTCAACAAAATAGGTTATAAGGATAATCATATGGATGTTGACCTCAATTAGGTCTTTCTAAGTACACGTGCATGATATTCCGATTAGAAAGATGACGAAAGACATTGCACGGTATATAGGCAATCGTATGGGCGTTTTCGAACGTTGAGCATATGGCTAATCATAGATACTGGAGTTCAACACTGCATATGCGAGTGAAAATCAATGTGAACAAACCTCTACTACGATTTATGAAGATTAGATCAGAACAAAGTGATGGAATGACCGTCGCTTTCACTTATGAAATATTGCTGAACTTTTGTTACTTATACAGTAGGTTGGGACACCTCTCTACCTTGTGTGAAAGGAGATATGAATCGGGATTTATTGATTTGGGTAAGCACACTCCGTATGGTCTATGTCTCTGAGCTCCACCACCATCTTGACCATCACCGTAAAAGGATTTCGGCCACATTACTTTGACAATGCCAGTTCTAAAGagagtttttctatttttgatgAGTCAGGATCACTGGCACATAATCTACCATAAAATAAGGGAGTCCACATTTTCTAACCCCcattaataagaaaagataCTCCTCAAGGACAAAATTTAggcgaaaaatatattattaaatattaccGTATATATGGCGGGGTTGGAAAATGGAACATCTTTTCCCATATATGAGATAAATGTGGTGAATTccataatattgaaattaaaactgCAAAAACCACaataagataaaagaaaattgtgatttttttataggatTAGGTCTTATTTGATCTCTTTTATCCTTTAAAGTAGTTTGAGATTCATCCCTtttgaagtatatatatgttatactTTTAACAACTGAAAATTATTGATGCAGCATGGAAGAAATCTAACTCCACCAACAGTCATGAAAAGTAGGGTTTTcagttttttaattacaattcttCACCCaattattcacaaaatttgggtaaagataaaaaaatgctaattttttataggttataaaattaaaagtgctAATCTCATAATAAATTGGAGCAAAGTGAAACGAGTCTAACTTATGGGACCAGAAATATTGTTTTCCCTTCAAATATAATGCCCAGGACATTGCAGGCTAGGGGTTCCTTTGCACCTTGTCCCAACCCATCCTCGGTTTTACTGCCACCTACAACGCCTCTAGCTGTTGGCAGGTTCATCATCCTAGCGAACTCCACATTAGTttgatctttttcttcttcttcttttttaaaaaaaataaataacaaaaattaatatattcgaTTACtcataaaaatacaaacaacaaCAGGTCTTCCGCTCAAGCATTGGCTCAGTGATGTCCCGCCACTACAAGCAGTCCTGGTCCTACTACTCCGAAATCCAGAAGTCCTTACCTAGAAGTTCCAGGATGATGAGCCTAAGGTAGTACTCAAATTTCCTAGGACTTCTTGTTTTGCAACTTGTATACTAGTGTGACTGACTGAATTgtgtaatataatcatatttgaTCTCGCGATTGAGCAATTTAAACATGTATTTTgagtataaatgtaatttattatattatttgaatccccattttaaattttagggtaaattacaatgggcTCCCCTAAGGTTTgccacaattataaattttttctcgttgtttgaaaaattgcaatacTCTTCCTATAATGGGCTGTCACAAGGGGACATTTGTTAGGGTAGTGCAATTTcaggaggtatttgtaattttcaaacaacaagcgaatattgtaattatgacaCACTTCAAGAGAACCCGTTTGTAATTATCctaaattttatcaatgttttgataaggaaaaaaaaagataaaatttgcTACTTTTACAATCCCATGCAGTTTTCTTTAacctaattattcattatgttattaaataaatttttattttctttattaactTTAATAATGAGGTTGGTCTTGGATTTTATTTGGTATCTGCATTCCTATGCTCAATTATGCATCCAAATGCcatgccattttttttttaaatttattattccaaaatcaatttttttataaagagttTTGCAACTCACCAGCCAAATTGAGccttaatttactaaaaaaaaaatgttattttatttcaacatATCGCGTAAAGTTAAACTTATTTGTATATCGaagataaatgaatatattgtgaacaaacaatttattaaaatgaacaaacatataaaatatagatgtccaaatattttttcttttctaatataacaacaatttgtaaaattactgcactgattctttttattgtgTCAACAATACCATCGTAAGCATTGATCCCATCAGCGTAGCACCACCAAGAACTAAGtataaattcacaaaaatcGAACAATGATCCCCAAGTCAAAGAGCGCAGAACTGCTAAAATCTATTGCAAATGggtaaaaagaatttaaatctACGACGTAAAAGTAAGTTTGGAACTAGTCGACTACCGTCAGGTTGGGATAACATTCGAGTAGAACTTTTCAATACATGAACTACCAATTTAAGTGTTGATCCCATTAACATagcatcataaaaaaataagtatagaTCACAAAAGTCGAacaataattctaaaaaaaaaatataggactgataatatctataataaatgtatacGAAAACACATAAAAGTAAGTTTGGAACGAATCAACTACCGTCCGATAGGGATAAAGATGCCGAATTGAGTGTTTGGTTGGCGACATTgaaattctattattattatacggAAAAGTATGGCGTACTTTCTTGGCACACAAGACGCAACCGACAGTGCCATCTCCATGCACATGCACCCATCCGTCTATCTACCTGTCACACAATGcccatttattaatataatatatcattttggCCCCTCAATTATTggtttattataaattagccCCTCCTATTTTTATGCATTGAAGATTTTGGCTTTTTGCTTATGCCGTTAAATTTCTGTTTGACCCCGTGACTGAGCAGGTCCGAAATTATGTTTTcgaatgtaaataaaattttttgcaGCGTTTGCCCGTTTTTCAATAATCACCTTTCAGATTAATTCtatcgaaaaaatattttgctaaCATCTTCTTGATGTTCTCCCGACTCTTGTTCTAATTTGTATGACCATcgagagatttttttttactgaattcttttattttaattgacttTGTGATAATTTGTTCATCATTAGTGGATTCTGATCCTCTGACAAAATTACTGATGAAAGTTAAGAAATCAATAACTATGAGTCCCAATTtcataactatttttctaaaattaattcccAAAATATTgtgcttaatattttttttatttaattcccAACACTTATCGAGTGAATCCAGTAGCTAGTTtctaataatactaattatacgCGGCACATGGGATGCatgtgcaaaaaaaaaatatgaataattaaatatcattttattaaaatatcttgttacagaaaaaacaataatatgaaactgattatgataaaaaataaataatttttaaaaaaaatatttggagcatgataaagagaaaaaaatataacaaaaaataaataattacttaaaaaatcgTTTTTACCACTTATAAATAGTGAAGAAAATACGAAAATTAGtgaatgagaaaaagaaaaaaaataataaaatactctCCCTTAATATACAGTATAGATACTTCTAACACAGTACAGTATACAACTAAATGTAGGCACCGAATTAAATGTATCTACTGTTGATGATGTTAGGTGTTTGGTCTATATAGGACCTACAATGTTctatcatttttgttttcctccTCTCAGTTGAGTTAATTAgggttaatttttatttcaaattttgttatatttttattttatttaatataaatgacaCTGAAATAccgatatatatttttttagcttatttaatataaatgatacgtataataatttttttaaaataagatagaTGATATAAGTTTTATTCATACGTGGGCgtgcatatattaaataaagcaaataatGCAGACTTAGAGTAAAATTTGTGATTCGATccgattttatataattaattaaaatcagtaTGAGAAAGTGTCATGTATGAATTATAGATACGTATAATTTTGATCATGTCATAATACAATTATTGATGATAGAAATTAggcataaaattttaaatatagataattaatgATACATATGTAGTGATAAcgtaataacaacaaaaatataatgacaactcgtgtaattacacatgtGTCGCTGCTgtttttagtgataatttttatacacaaCTTTTCGTCACTAATTATTGCTACTAATAATTTTCGCACtgtaatcataattattaaaataataaaatttattattgtgacaaaacaaaaaatttgtcattaaatatatataattattgattagtgataaatattaaaaattgtcGTTGatcttatgatttttcttaatcCCGTTTATTAATAGTGTTAAATTCGTTCCGACGCCcagaagataaaaataaaatattttacaggtttgtaatttttagatatGAAGTAGATTCGTATTCtcgattttcttttaaaaaaaataggtaccTATTAAATAATACTCTAAAGTACCTATCtaaattgattatttcatatacggatatgtaaaatattggaacattaattagttgaaataatacacttgaaattttgaattaatggCTTTAATGGCtgtatttttttggttagGAGAAGCATAGGGACCAAATGACACTTGGACTAAATCATTAGGGGGCAAATTTAATGCATAATGGggcaaaaacataaataaccaaaatatcttatacccaaatttataaaattgtccAAAGTCAATGggtatttacaaaaattactgctTTTGTGGCGGAAAAGACCTGTAGAGAAAATTGTGATTTCAGTCGTGgtaaaattaagaatgttaaaaaaaagtgaaaagtagagaaaaattgaatatggCGTGCTTCGGaacagtaaaattttaatcaattttattagtaaattgTAAAAGTTGGTCGggagaaatttataatttataatttaaattaatttaattgaattgcttttaaaatcataaattataaaaaaaaaattaatagaaaattgataaattcagGCTCATTCATTATAAGGTCATGGATTTGAATCCCATCATTATGTAGgctgttgttttattttaataataattgttaatatattgattgtaataatcattattaacgtgattgtaattatatatatatttaaaaaaagttgaaaaaagtacgtaatattaactattgTAAACATCTCTGAATGGATATTTatgaaaacttattttaagcGCTTAGTAGCTTTTACTGCTTagtgaaaacaaaattgaatcattcaaaagaaaaaaacctaatttattataattttatcagtaaactatgataattaataaaaaaaaatacttattttgtttgaattaaaaccatttaatttaaattatttaaagataaaatttctcttttcaacttattttcaagaatcgATTTTAAATCctcattaaaaagaaaaaagaaaaatcagtcTTGAGAagtcttatttaaaaaacagaaataataattgaaacatTGGGCAACTGTCTAGGGCACACTAGTCTGATTCAGATGTGGGGCTTCTACTATCAtcatttatatgtatatatatgcatgtatagGTGTATGTATATGTGATGTGTGTCAGAGGGTGTAGTAGAAGTAGAACCAACTCTCCATGTCTGCATCAATCATGGAGTGGGGGGTTTTCTTTGCTTCCTCTgccataaattatatactctGTTTCCCCTTTTATTAGTCTCACACAAACACCATTTGATGACCCCTCCCATGTTCACATACTCtcgttctctctctctctctctctctcttatccATCTTGCGGGCAGTAATAATTTCCATAAAAAAGTTTGCCTTTTTACCCATCTGGATTTCCGCTGAGCATTAAATGCCTGCATTGTActttttctttggttttgtTCAGCTGTACCTATCAGTCGTTTGtaaacatttttaaattactttttcgAATCTGGGGTCTGGAGAAAATTGTGTTTCAATGAGTGTTGAAATTCCTGGTAGATGTACGAACCCAGAAGGCCCCTTCGTTTGGAAATCCTCCCTAATCTGGATTATGGGGTTATTATAAGGTTTTCTCTCCAGTGTTGACTGTTTGTCTCCGGGTTTGAatctttatatttcttgttctgaaaaatttgtactattttattcttttgggATTTCTGGCGATGCCCTTTTGTAAAAAAGCATAGTAAGATCCGTTTTTACGTCTGATTTCTCAGTCTTAGTTTTTGCTCAATCAAGAAGCACATTCGACTTGGCCTCCTGATCTGTTTGTTAcaatttttgtctctttttTGAATGTTGTGATGTATTCATTTCCACCTGAGTTGGTGTTGGTGGCCCATTGTAAGACTTTGTATTCATTGTAAAAGaatcttgtaattttgcatCTGGGATTTTTGTCAAAGTGGTGGAAAAGGAAAGACTTGTGAGAAATGGCAACTTTGGTCCCTGGAGTTCTGCTGAAGCTACTGCAGCATATGAATACAGACGTGAAGGTCGCAGGGGAACACCGGTCCTCCCTGCTGCAAGTGGTGAGCATTGTTCCTGCACTAGCAGGGGGTGAGCTCTTCCCGAACCAAGGGTTTTACCTGAAAGTATCTGATTCTTCTCATGCTACTTATGTTTCTCTGCCTGATGAGCATGATGATCTAATTCTTAGTGATAAGATACAATTGGGTCAGTTTATCCATGTGGAGAGGCTAGAGTCTGCGTCCCCTGTGCCTATTCTGAGAGGGGTTAGGCCGGTCCCAGGCCGTCATCCTTGTGTGGGTACTCCTGAAGATATAGTTGCTACTCATTCTTTAGGATTCCTCAACAACAATGGTAATTTATCCTCGGCTTCGAAATCAAtagacaaaattaaatcagcgCCAAAGTTATCGAGTAATACAGCGGTGAAGGATGTCAAATCTTCGCCCTCAAGATTGAATGGTAGTTCTAAAGAAGATAAAGTAGATAAGAAGGCTCCTGGATTGACTCGATCCAAGTCCCAGCTGTCGAAGCTAGGAGCTTTGTCTTTGGATGTGAAGAAGGAATCTGCGGGAAAATTGAAGTCCTCAGGCTCAAGGTCTATACCCTCTTCTCCGACTAGTTGTTATTCGTTGCCGACTTCTTTTGAGAAGTTTGCAAATGGCGTTAAGCAGCAGTCGAAGATCAAGGGGCTGGAGAGGTTGGAAAAGGCAACCACTCATGTAGGGTCAAGAGAAAAGCCAAGCCCTCTTCGTGGGGCGAGCCCAAATGGAAAGAAGGTGCCCAGTGGGAATTTGATGAAGAATATTGTCCAAGGACTTGAATTGGGGCCTAAAGCCTTGAGAAAGAGCTGGGAAGGGAATATGGATGCCAAGAGAAGGGAAAGCCCCAGATTGAAGGTCAACAAGCTGACTGTGAAGTCAGAAGGACGAAGTAATTCtgtaagtttttttattgcaaCACATTTTCTTTATGATGTCTGGACATCTGTGTATTTTGTAGCTCTAAAGATAGGATGAAGAATAAAAGGGAGGCATCTTAGAATTAATGCCACAGTCTTGATCAGATTTTTCTggagaaatttattttggataaagCAATCGAAGCATTGAAGGGTCAAATGATTTTGCAGACTCAGGCAGTCTTGgtccttaaaaataatttataagctGCTTCTGGTTGCCTCCTCATTTTTTCGGTTCCTCTGCAATTTTTACATGGCATGCTAACTGATGAATGGCCTTTCAAAGAATGTTCTTCATTTCCACGTTATTCTCTCTATTTTGCAGACACCAAGGAAATCAATAAGCGAAAGTTTACCTTCTAAAGAAGATAATAAGATTACATCTTCAAAATCTACCAGAGAGGAAAGTAAGTTAAATGAATCTGTGAAGAAAACTTCTATTAGTGGAGATTCACTCGATATCGTTAAGTCAGCTGCACGAACAACTTTGGTTGGAAAAAAGTCATCTAGTGAGGTTGCTGGTAATGGATTTCCTGGAAATTTGGTCAAGGTTTCCTTTAGTAATCGACGATTAACAGATGCAAGTGTTTCATGGGCCTCACTGCCATCTTCTCTTGCAAAGCTTGGGAAGGTATGGTTTCTGTCtgttcattattattttgtcactCCCTGGATGTAAACCTGGAGACCTTAGGAGTTGGTTTCACAAAGCTGTTTATTTGCATGTCTTGAAGTTGTGTTcctgtttatatatatataaatacatatgtaAGAAAGACCTCTAAATAATGTTTTAGGAGTAGTTGTGAAATGCTTTGGGTCTGTTGTGTTCCAATGAACAGAAGTTTCATGTCATGAGGGTGGCTATCATTTAACTTCACTGTTCTTATATGACAATTATCAGTAGATTCTGATGTTTAAGATATGCAATCTACCAGGATATTGGCATGTCTTGGGAATTCATCAACTCTCTTTTAGTTGAAGACTCTTTCCTTTTAACccatgagaaaatatttgctGAGTGCATCCTTGTTCTCTCATAGTTTTTGTTGAATCAACATCTTCTGTGAGGTTCTAGGAGCATATACTTACCTTATTTCTTATTGTGGAAACTCATTGACCTGAATAACCAGGAAGTGTTGAAGCACAGAGATGCTGCACAGACTGCTGCCATAGAAGCAATGCAAGAAGCTTCTATTGCAGAAACTCTACTTCGATGTTTAAGGTACTTCTCATATATCAATTCTTAAAAATGATCTATTTCCTTCAAGTGAAGCTATAGAGTGGTCTACATACAATTACTTGCCAGTTTATGATTAAGAATTATCTCTGCAAGTGAATTAATGCCTTTCTTGGAGTATGATATTTGGATTTGTACTGGGCGTGCATATTCAAATGGTATGCTTGCATGGTCAGTCTTGTAGGTTGATGTTTATTAGTTCAGATCAGATCTACATGTTATCATTTAGGAAACATGGTAGAGAAGTCACACCTAGCTCTATAGGTGCAGTGTCTATGTCATCCTAGAAAAAACTGTTCTTGAGATTCATGTCTCCATCTTTGTTAGGCAACACTAGCTCTTACGTGCAATTTGAGTATATACCAAAACCTAGGGAAAATTATTGTCTGTATTCGGTGGCTCCAGACTGCATAACCAATTATCAAATATTGCATATAAATAGTTTGAAAGTTTGAAATGGACTTGTAGTCTTTGTTAAAAGACCTCTGACCTGAACTTGTAGAATAATAATGGTGCATAAACATCCAGGAGAAAATACTGCATAGTTCCATTATTGTCTTGCAGTAGAAATTGAGAGTTAAGATGCTCAAGGAGCTttagttttgattttctttttctttctttcttttctctagGACACTCATCATTGCCAAGAATTCTGGTGTAGGATGGGTTTGTTTGGATGAGTATTGAGACATTCTGGAATCCTCCCCTCTTTGAATGCTTctgccattttctttttcttcatattttgtattaatggaaatgaaaaaggaaatgaaCCTGGTCTCTGTTGTTGTAATATGGCCATAGCTCAGGCTTGGGGAATGGCCATTTCAAAATTAGATGTCTGGAATTTATGCATCACAATTCTTTTCGCCTAGAAAATATGCATAGTGGATAACATATTCGAACATTTTCAATGAAAAGTACTTTTTCATGGTACTGATTTAAAACTTCTAGCCACATTTTCGTTCTTCCTGGTTAGATGGTCACTAATGAGAAGTCAGGAGAATTTTCTGCAAATTGTTTGGTGCACATTATTGTAGACCATTAAAGAAAGGAGAGATTGGATTGATTCCTTCTGGTAGATCTCAATCTTGGAAAACCTGCGAACATGGATGTAAGATAATGGGGTTCTACCTACCAGGTCAGAGTTTTTAAGACACATAATATTGGTTCAAACCATAAAGAATGTAATCAGTAACTAATTGACAGGTTATTATGCTGGTGAATGTATTCAGTAACTTATTACATTATTGTGATCTTGCTACTTTGTTGGTGAGGTTCATCAAGGACGAGATAATAGTGATGATTTATTTCCACCATGCGGTGACATGAACATAGTCGGCGACTCGGTTCTCATATGTCAGCAGAGGAACAGTATGCATTAGCGGAAAactgattttgaatttgtcaaatttcTTAGATTTATGGATGACCAACCAAAAAAAGGTCCTAGATGTTGAACTATTCACAGTTACACTATTAAGCCTTATGCAACCCAAGTACATGAGTGCATTAGTACCATTGCTTAGCTACATGTATGTCCTGTTGTGTGTTTTACCAGAAGCTAGGTAAACTTGGATAGGCTACAGGTTATCTTTGTCTGGCATTAAACAAAACCTCATTTGCATGGTCTTCCTTTTATGTTTATTGTTTCTCGTAATAACTTAAAATGCCTCAGCTTCTATGGATCACCCGGGCAGCTATTATAATGGAATCTCTAGGTATGAGTTAAGTAAATGGAAAGATGCTAAAGTTCTAAACAGTGATGGTATATCCTTAAATTATGCATCTAGCTGGGCACTTCCACATGGAAGATGCTTCTGTTGCTCTAAAGAGACACTCTGAACTAGTACATCGCCTCAGGGATGGCTAGACGCTTTGCTATTGCTTTGATGAAATATGCATGATGGTGTTTTAGTTTCATCTTGTCTCTCAACGCCAAGTTGTTTAGTCTCTCCTTTGTGTCAAATGGTCTATCATGTATGACAATCTGATATAACttgttgataaattttttatagaactTGTCCTGCTTTTGCATTTCtgaaagcaactttgtttgtGCATATGGATATAAGGGTAATATTCCATTCCCTGATGGTGTTTGCATGAATATATTAGTCCATCTAAGGTCATACCagattttgatgtttttagaAATTGCAGCCATTTAGTGGTTACAATGCCATGGCCTGCCATTGCAACACAACACAGCCTCATCTCAGGCAAAAGACACACCCCCTATTTTTTAAGGTGTTTGCAATGGCTTATGGTCTGTTTTTATGGTGAGAATAAGTTGTACAGAAAGTTGTGAATTTAGTTGAAGTGAACATGggaagtgtttgaaaataaaagtaaaaagtagaaaaaaattgaagttggaGTATTTGGGAAGAAAGTTTAATACTCATAATTTTACTGATAGCCGCAAAGTTGGTGGGGATAAGCTTATAGCCTTTaccttaataaatttagtttaattggtCCAAAGTACAAGTTGTAAACCAAAAAACTAGCAAAAGAACTGATTAGCACTTAGTTAAGCTATTGTGATGGCCTTTTGACTACAAAACGGCTAGCAGAATTGCAAAGAAATAGGTTAATTGATCAACAAGTACATGTCCTTTTGATTGTTCAAGATCAAGAAGAACTACTTCTGCTGTTTTGATTTATGAAGATCATGTACTTTTGATtcttaaagataaaaaatatacaaatacatgTTCTTT from Sesamum indicum cultivar Zhongzhi No. 13 linkage group LG3, S_indicum_v1.0, whole genome shotgun sequence harbors:
- the LOC105158698 gene encoding uncharacterized protein LOC105158698 — encoded protein: MATLVPGVLLKLLQHMNTDVKVAGEHRSSLLQVVSIVPALAGGELFPNQGFYLKVSDSSHATYVSLPDEHDDLILSDKIQLGQFIHVERLESASPVPILRGVRPVPGRHPCVGTPEDIVATHSLGFLNNNGNLSSASKSIDKIKSAPKLSSNTAVKDVKSSPSRLNGSSKEDKVDKKAPGLTRSKSQLSKLGALSLDVKKESAGKLKSSGSRSIPSSPTSCYSLPTSFEKFANGVKQQSKIKGLERLEKATTHVGSREKPSPLRGASPNGKKVPSGNLMKNIVQGLELGPKALRKSWEGNMDAKRRESPRLKVNKLTVKSEGRSNSTPRKSISESLPSKEDNKITSSKSTREESKLNESVKKTSISGDSLDIVKSAARTTLVGKKSSSEVAGNGFPGNLVKVSFSNRRLTDASVSWASLPSSLAKLGKEVLKHRDAAQTAAIEAMQEASIAETLLRCLSTYSELSSSAKEDNPQPAVEQFLSLHASLNKAHLIADSLSKTLSVDSSDNEETPSEEALKVTSDGRKQASAWVNAALATNLSLFTVYSKPGNQSPVTASNPASGPKTTTSNQPVLVLDNSAKNTTPKTLTKPRQTANSRTTSVGTVRRPGDGLAAGQSTRTSPPIEWAKGDSLDEAVELSERLRLESQDWFLGFVERFLDTDVDTSALSDNGQIAGMLSQLKSVNDWLDQIGSNKDEETPHISTETIDRIRKKIYEYLLTHVESAAAALGSSTQSSPTPTTESKARR